The following proteins come from a genomic window of Bacteroidota bacterium:
- a CDS encoding DNA gyrase/topoisomerase IV subunit A has product MQDNDDIKDVFPEGEDFDADSGQKGSGSHVPEVLKKEDAFKTIHLSGMYQNWFLDYASYVILERAVPDVYDGLKPVQRRILHAMKELDDGRYNKVANIIGHTMKYHPHGDASIGDALVQLGQKDILIDTQGNWGNIHTGDSAAAPRYIEARLSKFALEVVFNPKTTHWKLSYDGRNKEPLALPVKFPLLLAQGVEGIAVGLASKILPHNFIELIDASINILQEKDFIILPDFPTGGLADFSKYQDGSRGGRVRIRARINKMDNRTLAVTEIPFGTTTSTLIDSIVAANDKGKIKIRKIDDNTAENVEVLIHLNQGVSPDQTIDALYAFTSCEVSVSPNCCVIEEGKPRFIDVKEILRISVRNTVNLLTRELQIRMAELEEQWHFSSLEKIFIEKRIYRKIETCESWEEVIETIDKGLAPYVKMFKRAITRDDIAQLTEIKIKRISKYNSFKADELIKSIETEMEEVANHLEHIIDYSINYYRQIRKKYGKGRERKTEIRNFDTIEAVSVAAATQKLYVNREEGFAGTALRKDEYVCDCSDIDDIIVFRSDGTFLVTKIASKVFVGKNIIHIDVFRRNDERTIYNVVYRDGKGGASYVKRFAVLGVTRDKEYDLTIGSENSKILYFSANPNGEAEVIKVLLKPLPRLKTKSFEYAFSDLAIKGRNSKGNILTRKPVLKIQKQEEGISTLGAMHLWYDETVRRLNTDERGKYLGAFKGDDKIFTIMRSGSWKLYGFDLSLHFEEDMAYIGKFDPKGIVSVVYFDGEQEVHYLKRFHVEDSDKKTGFLNDHPGTRMVAFSLDYLPRLEMDLTKKSAKSPKESIMLSVADFIAIKSHKAKGKRLSVHQVSKVRWLEPIPVEVNMEEIPEEENGTPVNEDIQETPTSPEMEPVTNEDITKSSLEKQDDDSENHGGAQQMTFDF; this is encoded by the coding sequence ATGCAGGATAATGATGATATAAAGGATGTTTTCCCTGAGGGGGAAGATTTTGATGCTGATTCAGGTCAAAAGGGATCAGGTTCCCATGTGCCGGAAGTACTGAAAAAGGAAGATGCGTTCAAAACCATACACCTTTCAGGGATGTACCAGAACTGGTTCCTGGATTATGCTTCCTATGTGATCCTGGAAAGGGCTGTACCTGATGTATATGACGGATTAAAGCCGGTTCAGCGAAGGATACTCCATGCCATGAAAGAGCTGGATGATGGCAGGTACAATAAGGTGGCCAACATCATCGGGCACACTATGAAGTATCATCCTCATGGAGATGCCTCCATAGGTGATGCTCTGGTACAACTCGGACAAAAGGACATTCTTATCGATACCCAGGGAAACTGGGGAAACATACACACAGGAGATAGTGCCGCTGCGCCACGTTATATTGAGGCCCGCCTATCGAAATTTGCCCTCGAAGTTGTCTTCAATCCCAAAACTACCCATTGGAAATTATCTTATGATGGCAGGAACAAGGAGCCTCTCGCCTTACCGGTGAAATTTCCTCTCCTGCTTGCCCAGGGAGTGGAAGGTATTGCTGTGGGACTTGCCTCTAAGATTTTACCCCATAACTTCATCGAATTAATCGATGCTTCTATAAATATTCTCCAGGAAAAAGATTTTATTATCCTTCCCGACTTTCCTACCGGAGGGCTGGCCGACTTCTCAAAATACCAGGATGGATCCCGTGGTGGTCGTGTCAGGATCAGGGCTCGTATTAATAAAATGGATAACCGTACCCTGGCTGTCACTGAAATTCCTTTTGGAACCACCACGTCAACACTTATCGACAGCATTGTTGCAGCCAACGATAAAGGTAAAATCAAGATCAGAAAAATCGATGATAACACGGCAGAGAATGTAGAGGTTCTCATACATCTCAATCAGGGTGTTAGTCCTGATCAAACCATAGATGCATTATATGCCTTTACAAGCTGTGAGGTTTCCGTTTCCCCCAATTGTTGTGTAATTGAAGAAGGTAAACCACGTTTTATCGATGTAAAGGAGATTCTGCGCATTTCTGTTAGAAATACCGTTAATCTGCTTACACGGGAATTGCAGATCAGGATGGCTGAATTGGAAGAACAATGGCATTTTTCTTCCCTGGAAAAGATATTCATTGAAAAGAGAATTTACCGAAAAATCGAAACCTGCGAGTCATGGGAGGAGGTGATAGAGACTATCGATAAAGGCCTTGCTCCTTATGTGAAAATGTTTAAACGGGCTATCACACGGGATGATATTGCCCAGCTTACGGAGATAAAAATAAAACGTATATCCAAATACAATTCGTTTAAGGCCGACGAACTGATAAAAAGCATTGAGACAGAAATGGAAGAGGTGGCTAACCACCTTGAGCATATCATCGATTATTCAATAAATTATTACCGGCAGATCAGGAAAAAGTACGGTAAGGGAAGAGAGAGAAAAACCGAGATCCGCAATTTCGATACCATTGAAGCTGTGTCTGTCGCAGCCGCCACCCAAAAACTTTATGTTAACCGTGAAGAGGGCTTTGCGGGAACTGCGCTGCGAAAAGATGAATACGTTTGCGATTGCTCAGATATTGACGATATTATTGTCTTCCGTTCCGATGGCACTTTCCTGGTCACCAAAATTGCCTCCAAGGTTTTTGTAGGTAAAAATATTATTCATATCGATGTCTTTCGCCGTAATGATGAACGTACAATCTATAATGTGGTTTATCGCGATGGCAAAGGCGGTGCTTCTTACGTTAAACGTTTTGCCGTCCTCGGAGTCACACGCGATAAAGAATATGACCTTACCATAGGTTCAGAGAATTCCAAAATTCTTTATTTCTCAGCAAATCCGAATGGAGAAGCCGAGGTTATCAAGGTGTTGCTGAAGCCTTTACCCAGGTTGAAAACCAAAAGTTTTGAATACGCTTTTAGCGACCTTGCCATTAAAGGTAGAAACTCCAAAGGAAATATCCTGACGCGCAAGCCTGTATTAAAGATACAGAAACAGGAGGAAGGCATCTCTACCCTTGGCGCAATGCATCTTTGGTATGATGAAACCGTACGCAGGCTTAACACTGATGAAAGGGGAAAATATCTCGGCGCTTTTAAAGGTGATGACAAAATATTCACCATCATGCGGTCGGGATCATGGAAACTTTATGGCTTTGACCTTTCATTACATTTTGAGGAGGATATGGCCTATATAGGGAAATTCGATCCAAAAGGAATCGTTTCTGTTGTCTATTTCGATGGAGAACAGGAAGTTCATTACCTCAAACGTTTTCATGTTGAAGACAGTGACAAGAAAACAGGTTTCCTTAACGATCATCCAGGGACACGGATGGTGGCTTTCAGCCTCGATTACCTGCCCAGGCTCGAGATGGACTTAACAAAGAAATCGGCCAAAAGCCCGAAAGAATCTATTATGCTCAGTGTAGCTGATTTTATTGCCATAAAAAGCCATA
- a CDS encoding SAM-dependent methyltransferase — MISFKIQYNPIGIIHSPHKKTSGIPIQPVFALEFQGRSEIFPEYAKGLADLEGFSHVILIYHFHKAGQSKLKVKPFLEDKYHGIFSTRAPVRPVL, encoded by the coding sequence ATGATCAGTTTTAAGATCCAATACAATCCAATTGGGATCATCCATAGTCCGCATAAAAAAACTTCAGGGATTCCAATACAGCCTGTCTTCGCATTGGAATTCCAGGGAAGATCCGAAATTTTCCCGGAGTACGCAAAAGGACTCGCAGATCTGGAAGGATTCTCCCATGTTATCCTGATCTATCATTTCCACAAAGCAGGACAAAGTAAGCTAAAAGTAAAGCCTTTCCTAGAGGATAAGTACCATGGTATTTTCAGCACAAGGGCACCTGTACGGCCTGTATTGTGA
- a CDS encoding nitroreductase family protein, with translation MAIPTTRTKTNGEIRILTEKCTGCGLCVSVCKDFSLVLSNGKVTINENPVFGCIGCGHCMAICPEDAIEVYGRTLSPEDLFLLPDREKAADYESLLTLYQRRRSIREFRDKAVEPEIIEKILDAARTAPMGLPPSDVNVMILDSVEKNRAFVSDFIRHLEGMKWFVSGWFLALMRPVWGKESDELFKAFGRPLFDIYINGMKKGQNNVTYDAPLVMYFYGSPYSDPADPIVAATAAMYAGESLGLGTCMLGAMHPLIQNGKKARKFRERHGIRHKSREGLFVIFGYPKVKYRKGIRRSFAGVN, from the coding sequence ATGGCCATTCCCACAACCCGAACCAAGACCAATGGAGAAATCCGTATTCTGACCGAAAAATGCACAGGATGCGGATTATGTGTTTCCGTGTGCAAGGATTTCAGCCTTGTGCTCAGCAACGGAAAAGTCACTATTAATGAAAACCCTGTATTCGGGTGTATCGGATGCGGGCACTGTATGGCGATATGCCCCGAAGACGCAATAGAGGTATATGGCAGGACACTTTCGCCGGAAGATCTCTTCCTGCTACCCGATCGTGAGAAAGCGGCAGATTACGAATCCCTGCTGACGCTGTACCAGCGGCGCCGGAGTATCCGGGAATTCCGCGATAAAGCGGTGGAGCCGGAGATCATAGAGAAGATCCTTGATGCCGCGAGAACAGCACCCATGGGGCTTCCGCCTTCCGATGTAAACGTGATGATCCTTGATTCAGTAGAGAAAAACCGCGCCTTCGTTTCGGATTTCATCAGGCACCTTGAAGGTATGAAGTGGTTTGTTTCAGGATGGTTCCTGGCTTTAATGCGACCTGTATGGGGAAAGGAGAGCGATGAGCTTTTCAAGGCTTTCGGCCGGCCGCTTTTCGATATATACATCAATGGCATGAAAAAAGGACAAAACAATGTCACCTACGATGCCCCGCTTGTGATGTACTTTTACGGTTCACCATATTCCGACCCGGCAGACCCGATTGTCGCCGCCACGGCAGCCATGTATGCAGGCGAATCGCTCGGACTGGGGACCTGTATGCTCGGAGCCATGCATCCCTTGATACAGAATGGCAAAAAAGCCCGAAAATTCAGGGAGCGGCATGGCATCAGACACAAAAGCCGCGAAGGACTGTTTGTGATCTTCGGGTATCCGAAGGTGAAATATAGGAAAGGGATACGGAGGAGCTTTGCGGGAGTGAATTGA
- a CDS encoding BatA domain-containing protein, with translation MQFVYPFFLFGLFALAIPVLIHLFNLRRYRRVYFSNVRYLKMIRQETRKQSQLRHLLVLIARMLAIASIVMAFAQPYIPSGDDVRIKQGSNAISIYVDNSFSMQASSDAGSLLDNALRKASEIAMAYNATDEFSLITNDFAPASNRFYTRQDFLDVLDDISFAPVFRSFNDILQRQQEILKSSGSGNLNAFLVSDFQLGMLETKTLAPDSNINVFVVPLFAKKSQNVYIDSCWFESPALQVNQPLNLMVSLVNGSDNKLEKIPLKLEVDGIQRALASFDVESGEHTLVRMTFSVNTPGWKKGLLRITDYPVIYDDELFFGFMVNDHVSVYSINGDEPGDHFRNLFGEDSLFLFRETDAGNVDYSGMGEYNLIILNGVQTIGSGMAVELNRILEQNRSLLIIPSEKVDRESYNEFLKPIALLAADTALLPLGWLNLNAPLFEDVFEESPLFEGNSRLEMPIIKHHFPLDMPATSNTEVLMKMFNDDPFLVQIPAGKGNVFLFTAPVSERGGDFYRHALFVPVMLRMAMMSFIGYGDYDVINRDELIFTPFSIPPGRENIHLKNVDNGFDVIPETGFAQRRPYLNLHGNISEAGHYDLYSGNSVLGSIALNYDRRESQLGQPGEDDLMERLNSGVDSDFKLLSDQNKPLSVAIRDMNEGKRLWKLFIIFALVFLASEVLMLRFWK, from the coding sequence ATGCAGTTTGTTTATCCTTTTTTTCTTTTTGGGTTGTTTGCACTGGCCATTCCTGTGCTCATTCATTTGTTTAATCTGCGAAGGTATCGCCGGGTTTATTTCAGTAATGTACGCTATCTGAAAATGATACGGCAGGAGACCAGAAAACAGTCGCAGCTAAGACATTTGCTGGTGTTGATTGCCAGGATGCTTGCCATTGCTTCCATCGTAATGGCTTTTGCGCAGCCATATATTCCTTCCGGTGATGATGTCCGCATTAAACAAGGAAGCAATGCCATTAGTATTTATGTGGATAATTCCTTTAGTATGCAAGCGTCATCAGACGCAGGGTCTCTGCTTGATAATGCCCTCCGTAAAGCCTCTGAAATTGCTATGGCGTACAATGCTACGGATGAATTTAGCTTGATAACCAACGATTTTGCTCCGGCCAGTAACCGTTTCTATACACGTCAGGATTTTCTTGATGTACTGGATGATATAAGTTTCGCCCCTGTGTTCCGCTCTTTCAATGATATTTTACAGAGGCAACAGGAAATACTAAAATCATCCGGTTCAGGAAACCTCAACGCTTTCCTGGTTTCCGATTTTCAGCTTGGTATGCTTGAAACAAAGACTTTAGCGCCTGACAGTAATATCAATGTGTTTGTTGTACCCTTATTTGCAAAAAAAAGTCAGAATGTTTACATCGATTCATGCTGGTTCGAATCTCCTGCGCTGCAGGTCAATCAACCACTTAACCTCATGGTATCCCTGGTAAACGGATCTGATAACAAACTCGAAAAGATTCCTCTTAAACTTGAGGTAGATGGGATTCAGCGCGCCCTGGCCAGCTTCGACGTGGAATCCGGAGAACATACACTGGTTAGAATGACATTTTCTGTCAATACCCCCGGATGGAAAAAAGGGTTGCTCCGGATAACTGATTATCCTGTAATATACGATGATGAATTGTTTTTCGGTTTCATGGTGAACGACCATGTTTCCGTATACAGTATTAATGGAGACGAACCCGGTGACCATTTCCGGAATCTGTTCGGTGAAGATTCACTATTTTTATTTCGCGAAACGGATGCAGGTAATGTTGATTATTCAGGTATGGGAGAATACAACCTCATCATCCTTAACGGAGTTCAAACCATAGGTAGTGGTATGGCTGTTGAACTGAACCGCATACTAGAACAAAACCGCAGCCTGCTCATTATCCCTTCTGAAAAAGTGGATAGGGAATCGTACAACGAATTTTTGAAACCCATCGCATTGCTCGCTGCAGATACTGCTTTACTTCCCCTTGGCTGGCTTAATCTTAATGCTCCTTTGTTCGAAGATGTTTTTGAAGAGTCTCCTCTTTTTGAAGGTAACTCACGCCTGGAAATGCCCATTATAAAACACCATTTTCCGTTGGATATGCCGGCTACATCAAACACGGAAGTCCTTATGAAAATGTTTAATGACGATCCTTTCCTGGTACAAATACCTGCGGGTAAGGGGAATGTTTTTCTTTTCACTGCTCCGGTTTCTGAAAGGGGGGGCGATTTTTACCGCCATGCTCTCTTTGTTCCTGTCATGCTAAGGATGGCAATGATGAGTTTTATTGGTTATGGTGATTATGATGTGATCAATCGGGATGAGTTGATATTTACTCCCTTTAGCATCCCTCCCGGTCGTGAGAATATTCACCTGAAAAATGTTGATAATGGTTTTGATGTCATTCCTGAAACAGGATTTGCCCAAAGAAGGCCATACCTGAATTTGCATGGCAACATTTCTGAGGCAGGACATTATGACCTGTATTCAGGAAACAGCGTTTTAGGAAGTATTGCGCTCAATTACGATCGCAGGGAATCCCAGTTGGGACAGCCCGGGGAAGATGATCTGATGGAGCGTCTCAATTCCGGTGTTGATAGCGATTTTAAACTGCTTTCCGACCAGAACAAACCGCTCTCGGTAGCTATCCGTGATATGAATGAAGGCAAAAGACTTTGGAAATTATTCATTATTTTCGCACTGGTTTTTCTGGCATCGGAAGTGTTGATGCTGCGATTTTGGAAATAA
- a CDS encoding hydrolase, which translates to MRITKDNSIGLVIDMQSRLYPFINEHEQLTRNADILIRGMREIGLEIIITEQYTKGLGQTIEPLALALGDYEPIEKMAFSCCDEPSFYEALTIRNRKFAIITGIETHVCVLQTAIDLLDSGFIPVIVEDCVGSRRINDKSMAIQRMRQSGAIITTYESILFELLQYSGTDTFRAISKLVK; encoded by the coding sequence ATGAGGATCACAAAAGATAATTCCATAGGGTTGGTCATTGACATGCAATCACGACTCTACCCTTTCATTAATGAACATGAGCAACTTACACGTAATGCCGATATTCTTATCAGAGGTATGCGTGAAATCGGACTCGAAATAATCATTACGGAACAGTACACAAAGGGCCTGGGTCAGACCATCGAACCCCTGGCATTGGCTCTGGGGGATTACGAACCCATAGAAAAGATGGCTTTCAGCTGTTGTGATGAGCCTTCCTTTTATGAAGCACTGACCATTCGTAACAGGAAATTCGCCATCATCACCGGCATTGAAACCCATGTTTGTGTATTACAAACTGCAATCGATCTGCTGGATTCCGGTTTTATCCCGGTTATCGTGGAAGACTGCGTTGGGTCAAGAAGGATCAACGATAAAAGCATGGCTATACAACGCATGCGACAATCCGGAGCGATAATCACCACCTATGAATCCATTTTGTTTGAATTGCTTCAGTATTCCGGAACCGATACCTTCCGTGCAATTTCTAAGCTGGTAAAATAA
- a CDS encoding AbrB/MazE/SpoVT family DNA-binding domain-containing protein — translation MNISVIKIGNSKGIRLSKTILEKYNIRDSVELILEEDHIILKAKPQVRKGWEDDFRKMHENGDDQLLIDDVFNDEVQEEWK, via the coding sequence ATGAATATTTCTGTCATAAAAATCGGCAATTCCAAAGGGATACGTTTAAGCAAAACCATTCTGGAAAAATACAATATCAGGGATAGTGTCGAATTAATCCTGGAAGAAGATCACATCATCCTGAAAGCCAAGCCCCAGGTAAGGAAAGGGTGGGAAGATGATTTCAGGAAAATGCATGAAAACGGGGATGACCAGCTTCTGATAGATGATGTTTTTAACGACGAAGTTCAGGAAGAATGGAAATAA
- a CDS encoding type II toxin-antitoxin system PemK/MazF family toxin, with protein MEIKQYQIVLVNLDPTIGSEIQKTRPCVVISPDEMNRHLSTIVIAPMTTKSRNYPTRLKITRPGQTAWIVLDQIRTIDKIRFIRYIDKLKASETEELKIMIREIFVD; from the coding sequence ATGGAAATAAAACAGTACCAGATTGTTTTGGTCAATCTTGATCCAACAATAGGCAGTGAGATTCAAAAAACACGTCCATGTGTGGTCATTTCCCCCGATGAAATGAACCGGCATCTTTCTACGATTGTCATAGCTCCCATGACCACCAAATCAAGAAATTATCCGACACGTCTGAAGATCACCAGGCCAGGACAAACGGCCTGGATAGTCCTGGATCAGATCCGGACCATTGATAAGATCAGGTTCATTCGATATATTGACAAACTGAAAGCCTCCGAAACGGAAGAATTAAAAATAATGATCAGGGAAATATTTGTCGATTAA
- a CDS encoding DMT family transporter, giving the protein MDFQHYSGELAALGAAVFWTITALSFEVASKKVGSLAVNMIRLVIAFVLLMVFCYFYRGMALPTDASAHAWIWLSLSGLIGFVFGDYFLFRAYAVISSRIAMLVMTLVPPITAITGWLMLGEVLSPLEVTGMVLTVSGIAMAVLNRKNDRRKLKLSYPLQGILFALAGTVGQAIGLVLSKYGMQQYDAFAATQIRVLTGMVGFAIIIAMLRRWNLVSTALKNKPGMTGIAIGSVFGPFLGVSFSLIAVKFASTGVASTIMATVPIMLIPPSVILFKQKLSPIEIIGAFISVGGVALLFLK; this is encoded by the coding sequence ATGGATTTTCAGCATTATTCAGGGGAGCTGGCGGCACTGGGTGCCGCGGTTTTTTGGACGATCACGGCATTATCGTTCGAGGTAGCCAGCAAAAAGGTAGGATCTCTGGCGGTGAATATGATCCGTCTGGTGATCGCTTTTGTGTTGCTTATGGTATTTTGCTATTTCTACCGTGGTATGGCCCTTCCTACGGATGCCAGCGCCCATGCATGGATTTGGCTGTCACTGTCCGGCCTCATCGGTTTTGTTTTCGGCGATTATTTTCTTTTCAGGGCCTATGCGGTGATCTCTTCCCGCATCGCAATGCTGGTGATGACGCTGGTTCCGCCTATAACGGCCATCACAGGATGGCTTATGCTGGGAGAAGTGCTCTCACCATTGGAAGTAACGGGAATGGTACTGACTGTTAGCGGTATTGCTATGGCTGTTCTGAACCGGAAGAACGACCGGCGCAAGCTGAAGCTGTCGTATCCTTTGCAAGGCATTCTTTTTGCACTGGCCGGAACGGTTGGTCAGGCCATCGGATTGGTTCTCAGCAAGTATGGTATGCAGCAATACGATGCTTTTGCTGCCACCCAGATCAGAGTACTTACCGGAATGGTAGGGTTTGCTATAATTATTGCCATGCTGCGACGCTGGAACCTCGTCAGTACAGCACTGAAGAACAAGCCCGGTATGACGGGCATAGCCATCGGATCGGTTTTTGGACCCTTCCTGGGAGTTTCTTTTTCATTGATCGCTGTAAAATTTGCATCAACAGGTGTTGCCTCAACCATCATGGCAACCGTACCCATCATGCTGATCCCTCCCAGCGTAATCCTGTTCAAACAAAAACTTTCACCAATAGAAATCATCGGGGCATTCATCAGCGTCGGAGGCGTGGCCCTGCTATTCCTGAAATAA
- a CDS encoding class I SAM-dependent methyltransferase — MIKHTKTIILNKGREQSLLRRHPWVFSGAIARVVGDPLPGETVDVCSQDGSFLARGAWSPHSQIRVRVWTFDPQETVDAAFFQDRISKAIAMRELQGITASTDAWRMVSAEADGLPGLIADRYGEVVVLQSLGTGTESWKKEITDILAALPGVGSVYERSDSSVRQKEGLSYAQGLLHGKEVTGLVEVQENGVKFLVDIKKGHKTGFYLDQRANRFLVSHYCSGAEVLNCFSYTGGFGLFALKGGAKHVVNVEDAAHLQEITKMNMELNGFPEERYTNLRDDVFTLLRKFDFEGRSFDVIILDPPKFAESQGQVDKAARGYKDINRLAMKLLRPNGLLFTFSCSGWIKPDLFQKITADAALDAGRDMKIVNRLFQDADHPVNLSIPESLYLKGLMLR; from the coding sequence ATGATTAAACATACCAAAACTATAATTCTCAATAAAGGCCGTGAGCAATCTCTTTTACGCCGGCATCCCTGGGTGTTTTCGGGGGCTATTGCCAGGGTAGTGGGGGATCCGCTTCCCGGTGAGACCGTGGATGTCTGCAGTCAGGATGGGTCATTCCTGGCCAGGGGCGCCTGGTCGCCCCATTCACAGATCCGGGTGAGGGTCTGGACCTTTGATCCGCAGGAAACGGTGGATGCTGCATTTTTTCAGGACAGGATTTCGAAGGCCATTGCCATGCGGGAGCTTCAGGGTATTACGGCAAGCACAGATGCCTGGCGAATGGTCTCCGCGGAGGCCGACGGTCTGCCCGGACTCATTGCCGACCGGTACGGGGAGGTCGTGGTGTTGCAGTCGCTGGGCACCGGAACCGAATCCTGGAAAAAAGAGATCACAGATATACTGGCTGCTTTGCCCGGCGTTGGATCGGTTTATGAACGCTCCGACAGTTCCGTAAGGCAAAAGGAAGGACTGTCTTATGCACAGGGACTGCTGCACGGAAAAGAGGTAACCGGCCTGGTTGAGGTGCAGGAAAACGGTGTCAAGTTCCTGGTAGATATAAAAAAAGGCCATAAGACAGGATTTTATCTCGACCAGCGTGCCAACCGTTTCCTGGTAAGCCACTATTGTTCAGGGGCAGAAGTGCTGAACTGTTTTTCCTATACCGGTGGATTCGGCCTCTTCGCCCTTAAAGGCGGGGCAAAGCATGTGGTGAACGTGGAAGATGCCGCCCACCTTCAGGAAATCACAAAAATGAATATGGAACTGAACGGCTTTCCTGAAGAACGCTATACCAACTTAAGGGATGATGTTTTCACATTGCTCAGGAAATTCGACTTCGAAGGAAGAAGCTTTGATGTGATCATCCTTGATCCTCCGAAGTTTGCCGAGTCACAGGGGCAGGTAGACAAGGCCGCCCGTGGCTACAAAGACATCAATCGCCTGGCCATGAAGCTTCTGCGGCCCAACGGATTGCTGTTCACTTTTTCCTGTTCAGGATGGATCAAACCCGACCTTTTTCAGAAGATCACCGCCGATGCCGCCCTCGACGCCGGCAGGGATATGAAGATCGTTAACCGGCTCTTCCAGGATGCCGACCATCCCGTGAACCTCAGCATCCCCGAAAGCCTTTACCTGAAAGGACTGATGCTAAGATAA